In one window of Pseudoalteromonas sp. GCY DNA:
- a CDS encoding ABC transporter substrate-binding protein, giving the protein MIKKVLIGLVLWMVCFSVDAKQSLNVLFVNPSVPGEPFWQRVQGITEAAADQLDIGLDVIYGEGNRIIQLAELKKYLSYRATPDYVILINYPGGAEESLKLLEKYGINHITLEETISGPERLAIGNPKEHYKYWLGEVRHDNDQAGYDLAKQLYQQAKTNGHETIYPIAINGHYGTESDIRSNGAKRFFDEVGVMVQQTVYAGWSKEQAFDKTKKLLTRYPKTNLIWSASDLMAMGAITAAASSTSQIVFGGFDWLSDTFELIEHNEMQASVGGHFMMGAWALISVYDHYYGHPFWKDNTELAFDLSVITKENLADYYWIKSAKNWQSIDYKAMSLRGKPKEQYHFSPELLRKSLQK; this is encoded by the coding sequence ATGATTAAAAAAGTACTAATTGGGTTAGTGTTATGGATGGTGTGTTTTAGTGTTGATGCTAAACAGTCGTTAAATGTCTTGTTTGTTAATCCGTCCGTGCCTGGTGAACCATTTTGGCAGCGCGTCCAAGGCATTACAGAAGCGGCAGCGGATCAATTGGATATTGGATTAGATGTGATCTATGGAGAAGGAAACCGAATTATACAGCTTGCTGAGCTTAAAAAGTATTTGAGTTATCGTGCTACTCCCGATTATGTCATCCTCATTAATTATCCTGGTGGTGCCGAAGAAAGCCTAAAGCTTTTAGAAAAATATGGGATCAATCATATTACTTTAGAAGAGACAATTTCTGGCCCTGAAAGGCTTGCGATAGGTAATCCAAAAGAACACTATAAGTATTGGCTTGGGGAAGTGCGTCATGATAATGACCAAGCTGGTTACGATTTGGCAAAGCAACTATACCAACAGGCTAAAACTAACGGTCATGAGACAATTTATCCTATTGCTATCAATGGTCACTATGGCACAGAGTCAGATATTAGAAGCAACGGTGCAAAGCGCTTTTTTGATGAAGTTGGCGTGATGGTTCAGCAAACCGTCTACGCCGGGTGGTCAAAAGAACAAGCCTTTGATAAAACTAAGAAGTTATTGACACGCTATCCAAAAACAAACCTTATTTGGAGTGCGTCAGATTTGATGGCGATGGGAGCTATCACCGCAGCTGCATCAAGCACCTCACAAATAGTGTTTGGTGGATTTGATTGGTTGTCGGATACTTTTGAGCTTATTGAACATAATGAGATGCAAGCATCTGTTGGGGGGCACTTTATGATGGGGGCTTGGGCGTTGATTTCGGTGTACGATCATTATTATGGTCATCCCTTTTGGAAAGACAACACAGAGCTTGCGTTTGACTTAAGTGTGATCACCAAGGAAAATCTAGCTGACTACTACTGGATAAAGTCGGCGAAAAACTGGCAATCTATTGATTACAAGGCAATGAGTCTTAGAGGAAAACCTAAAGAGCAGTATCATTTTTCTCCTGAGCTATTAAGAAAAAGTTTGCAAAAGTAG
- a CDS encoding DUF418 domain-containing protein, with product MNRIIAMDAIRGFALLGLLSMNMVHMANFELGYVPAKAVHYLDPFFAMVNSIFFDGRFRTLFAMLFGVALCIQVAKTNGQNFARYRLKWLMVFGVLHGVLIWPGDILFNYALSGLVALKFIDASDQKLNRYTIGFILVPSIAISLLLLIDPEPQINRSSEIYLEFLQQIPANYLELLTLNGIYFIIISLLIPVITLWYTAGLMLLGMRLYRSGMFDLERTEPVHKINLFAVIAVILSFVGFVLERKLGVEFFEGIDWILAVPVALFYVVVIKAAMRGSKHQLWSLQCVGRLALSFYLLQSIVFVSYFYFINPNAISTWERVDYFSAFVIASIIQLALAVVYCKLFKQGPFEKLLKVLVLRRARYD from the coding sequence ATGAATAGAATTATTGCGATGGATGCGATCCGCGGATTCGCGCTGCTTGGCTTACTTTCCATGAATATGGTACATATGGCCAATTTTGAGTTGGGATACGTACCAGCCAAAGCCGTCCACTATCTTGATCCGTTCTTCGCAATGGTTAATAGTATTTTCTTTGATGGTCGATTCAGAACCTTATTTGCCATGCTATTTGGAGTGGCATTATGCATTCAGGTAGCAAAAACCAATGGTCAGAACTTTGCAAGATATCGGCTAAAATGGCTAATGGTCTTTGGTGTGTTACACGGCGTGTTGATTTGGCCAGGAGATATTTTATTCAATTATGCGTTGAGTGGATTGGTTGCCCTGAAATTTATTGATGCGAGCGACCAAAAGTTAAACCGCTATACGATAGGATTCATTTTAGTCCCTTCTATTGCTATCAGCTTATTGCTGTTAATTGATCCAGAACCACAAATAAATAGAAGCTCTGAAATTTACCTCGAATTTTTGCAGCAAATTCCAGCAAACTACCTAGAACTGCTCACCCTTAATGGCATTTACTTTATCATTATCAGTTTACTTATTCCGGTTATTACTTTGTGGTATACCGCTGGGTTAATGCTACTCGGTATGCGTTTATATCGAAGTGGAATGTTTGATTTAGAGCGTACTGAGCCTGTTCATAAAATTAACTTGTTTGCCGTGATAGCCGTTATTTTGTCATTTGTCGGCTTTGTTCTTGAACGTAAGCTAGGCGTCGAGTTTTTCGAAGGAATAGATTGGATCCTTGCGGTACCCGTTGCGTTGTTTTATGTCGTCGTAATAAAGGCAGCAATGCGAGGTTCAAAACATCAACTTTGGAGTCTTCAATGTGTTGGGCGTCTAGCGCTTTCGTTTTATCTTCTTCAGTCAATTGTGTTTGTAAGCTATTTTTATTTTATAAACCCGAACGCTATCAGTACGTGGGAGCGGGTGGATTATTTCTCGGCATTTGTAATTGCGTCTATAATTCAATTAGCCCTTGCGGTGGTATATTGTAAGCTGTTTAAGCAAGGTCCATTTGAGAAGTTATTGAAGGTACTAGTGCTACGAAGAGCCCGCTATGATTAA
- a CDS encoding EAL and HDOD domain-containing protein, producing MKVFVARQAIFNRKKQVVAYELLFRDGVKNSFPNIADDAATAKLIMNNQLNLGMRYLTSGKKALINIGPDSLRQELCEFLPANDVILELLETIPPTKQNYERIRGLFHSNFRLALDDFQYSKEWEPFLKLVRLIKFDVMENPLDTIVPVIDMIKERKNIKLLAEKVETEEEFEQAKKMGFQFFQGYFFAKPKMIEQKDITINYVIVMLIYEEALKPNMSITRLAELFAQDTALAYKLLRLINSGVFPIKSRIESLKQALVYLGNERVKKFVNLIMTAHVAEGKPTELTRLSIVRSRFCELIAQQISPGLANMSFMTGLFSLLDAILDRPMEQVVNKLPFPEQLHDALIGKPNTLYYILNIVRAYESGSWWTLQDACSYLNYKDENLPDFHAAAINWADMYKNRVY from the coding sequence TTGAAGGTTTTTGTGGCCCGCCAAGCCATATTTAATCGTAAAAAACAAGTTGTTGCATACGAATTGTTGTTTCGCGATGGTGTAAAAAATAGCTTTCCAAATATTGCAGATGATGCAGCGACAGCCAAGCTGATAATGAATAATCAACTTAACCTCGGCATGCGATATCTCACTTCGGGAAAGAAAGCGCTAATTAATATTGGTCCAGACTCGTTACGTCAGGAGCTGTGTGAGTTTCTCCCAGCAAATGATGTGATATTGGAACTATTGGAGACTATTCCGCCAACAAAACAAAATTATGAGCGGATAAGAGGCTTATTTCACAGCAACTTTAGACTCGCGTTGGACGATTTTCAGTACTCAAAAGAATGGGAACCTTTCTTAAAGCTCGTAAGGTTGATTAAGTTCGACGTCATGGAAAATCCGCTGGACACCATAGTGCCAGTGATTGACATGATCAAAGAGCGAAAGAACATCAAACTACTTGCGGAAAAAGTCGAAACCGAAGAAGAGTTCGAGCAAGCTAAAAAGATGGGATTTCAGTTCTTTCAAGGCTACTTTTTTGCAAAACCAAAGATGATTGAGCAAAAAGACATTACTATCAATTATGTGATTGTCATGCTCATTTATGAAGAAGCACTTAAACCGAATATGAGTATTACGCGATTAGCCGAATTGTTTGCTCAAGACACTGCGCTTGCGTACAAACTGCTAAGGCTAATTAATTCCGGCGTATTTCCAATCAAAAGTCGTATCGAATCTTTAAAGCAAGCCTTGGTATATTTAGGAAATGAGCGTGTAAAAAAGTTTGTAAACTTAATTATGACTGCCCACGTAGCCGAGGGAAAACCGACAGAATTAACACGTCTATCTATCGTTCGTTCGCGATTTTGTGAGCTTATCGCACAGCAAATTTCGCCGGGACTTGCCAATATGAGCTTTATGACAGGGTTATTTTCTCTGCTTGATGCCATTCTTGACAGGCCAATGGAGCAGGTTGTAAACAAACTACCTTTTCCAGAGCAGCTCCATGATGCTTTGATAGGTAAACCGAACACGCTATATTATATTTTAAATATCGTTAGAGCCTATGAGTCTGGAAGCTGGTGGACACTGCAGGATGCGTGCAGTTATCTAAACTATAAAGACGAAAACCTTCCCGATTTTCATGCTGCTGCGATAAACTGGGCTGATATGTATAAAAACCGTGTATATTGA
- a CDS encoding glycogen synthase, with protein MHVILVAAENDRLPNCKVGGVADVIRDVPYALAQLGIKVSVVTPDYGQAALNRSLVADIAVPFRQHLETATLWSVEESDNVTQYVISHSLFSEHHGAIYCNDPHQPFATDANRFAFFSAAVAELIEHELIAEIDVVHLHDWHAAVVAVLRQFSPRFRRLKALRTVYTVHNLALQGIRPFHHDFSSLESWFPTLTYDGLSICDPKYPHCFNPMRAAINLSDKVHVVSPNYAKEVMIPSHPELGFFGGEGLESDMQYASHEGRLAGILNGCVYDESADEENLTFADYLALAEQHVFQWMAKSSQVLSRFYIAHQRILAWRDEAFSGKLITSVGRLTDQKALILRQPTQSGIVLDDIAKIAKHQGARIVIVGSGDPSLEQLFTEVMARHSNILFLNGYGKALGEKLYPLGDLFLMPSSFEPCGISQMLAMRAGQPCIVHKVGGLSDTVKHNKTGYCFEGETLAEQGSQFIAIFELALADLMNDSEKYQQLRLQARMQRFDWSDVAQKYCEQLYR; from the coding sequence GCCAAGCTGCTTTAAATCGAAGCTTAGTCGCTGATATTGCCGTCCCTTTTCGTCAACACCTAGAAACGGCGACTCTTTGGTCTGTTGAAGAAAGTGACAATGTCACTCAGTATGTCATTTCGCACTCATTGTTTAGTGAGCATCACGGCGCTATTTACTGTAATGATCCCCACCAGCCCTTTGCGACAGATGCAAATCGATTTGCGTTTTTTAGTGCGGCAGTTGCTGAACTTATTGAACATGAGTTGATAGCAGAGATAGATGTTGTGCACCTACACGACTGGCATGCGGCTGTCGTTGCTGTACTACGTCAGTTTAGTCCAAGGTTTAGACGCTTAAAGGCGCTAAGGACGGTTTATACTGTGCATAACCTTGCGCTTCAAGGGATCCGGCCTTTCCACCATGACTTTTCCAGTCTTGAGTCTTGGTTTCCGACACTCACCTATGATGGGCTCAGTATTTGCGATCCTAAATATCCTCACTGCTTTAATCCGATGCGAGCGGCTATTAATCTTTCAGACAAAGTGCATGTTGTTTCTCCTAATTACGCCAAAGAAGTGATGATCCCAAGTCATCCAGAGCTTGGTTTTTTTGGTGGCGAAGGCTTAGAAAGCGACATGCAGTATGCTTCTCATGAAGGACGGTTAGCAGGTATTTTAAACGGTTGTGTGTATGATGAGTCAGCTGACGAAGAGAATCTAACTTTTGCTGACTATTTGGCGCTTGCTGAGCAGCATGTGTTTCAATGGATGGCAAAATCAAGCCAAGTATTATCTCGGTTTTACATTGCCCACCAACGCATACTCGCTTGGCGTGACGAAGCCTTTAGCGGCAAGCTAATTACAAGTGTTGGTCGTCTCACCGATCAAAAAGCACTTATTTTAAGACAGCCTACCCAATCAGGTATTGTGCTCGATGACATCGCAAAAATAGCCAAGCACCAAGGAGCACGTATTGTGATTGTTGGCTCTGGTGACCCAAGTCTTGAGCAGCTATTTACCGAAGTAATGGCACGCCATAGCAATATCTTGTTTTTAAATGGTTATGGTAAAGCACTCGGCGAAAAATTGTACCCGTTAGGTGATTTGTTTTTAATGCCAAGCTCTTTTGAGCCTTGTGGTATCAGCCAAATGCTTGCAATGCGTGCTGGACAACCTTGTATCGTGCATAAAGTGGGTGGATTATCTGATACGGTAAAACACAATAAAACCGGCTATTGCTTTGAAGGAGAAACACTCGCAGAGCAAGGTAGTCAGTTTATTGCGATTTTTGAATTAGCGCTTGCTGATCTGATGAACGATAGCGAAAAATATCAACAACTCAGGCTGCAAGCTCGTATGCAGCGCTTTGACTGGTCTGATGTTGCACAAAAATACTGCGAACAATTATATAGATAG